The following coding sequences lie in one Anomaloglossus baeobatrachus isolate aAnoBae1 chromosome 7, aAnoBae1.hap1, whole genome shotgun sequence genomic window:
- the LOC142245361 gene encoding transmembrane protein 180-like — protein MKLSLGIHGPALAYSMTTLGAGMMNSIFNFYYVKLFLNHYKISEGAFHQAQVIFMIWNAINDPLFGYIQDNSKTGFCSIRRHSILYGAPFYALAFLLPWFPWKDYTEGEWLSGLHLVIALCIFDGMLTFVLLAQCALFAEISSKHESRLQLIKYNQVASLLGSSSILFCGLVSDNMENFPNFQTFTVFVAVVATACMCYTGVFGISQYEQRERLVESGTKSDTSLSWAAVLTLTKQILTQRNFLLFVSMNFFQVFHATFCSNFMIIFADNLIPKDALPSFVRSLMYGAGFMFPQFLVLISHSLFSSIGYYKVILYAFYVEAISAVLMVLIGPQHYYVLAVFLVTDMVLVHASFSVFNLPLADIVDADFANYKRK, from the exons ATGAAGTTGTCCTTAGGAATCCACGGGCCCGCCCTGGCCTACTCCATGACCACATTAGGTGCTGGAATGATGAACAGCATATTTAACTTCTATTACGTGAAGTTGTTTCTTAACCACTACAAAATATCAGAAGGGGCCTTTCACCAGGCGCAG GTGATTTTTATGATCTGGAATGCCATAAACGACCCGCTATTTGGTTATATCCAAGATAATTCCAAAACCGGCTTCTGCTCCATACGGCGCCACTCCATATTGTATGGCGCTCCATTTTATGCCCTTGCTTTCCTGCTTCCTTGGTTCCCCTGGAAGGATTACACAGAGGGGGAATGGCTCAGTGGTCTCCACCTGGTGATAGCCCTCTGCATCTTTGATGGCATGCTTACCTTTGTCTTGCTTGCCCAATGCGCCCTGTTTGCCGAGATTTCATCCAAGCACGAAAGTCGTCTTCAGCTCATTAAATACAACCAAGTGGCGTCACTGCTGGGGTCCTCCAGCATTCTCTTCTGCGGACTCGTATCCGATAACATGGAGAACTTCCCCAACTTTCAGACGTTCACGGTCTTTGTGGCCGTCGTGGCCACGGCATGCATGTGTTATACCGGGGTGTTTGGCATAAGCCAGTATGAGCAGCGGGAAAGGCTGGTGGAGAGCGGCACCAAGTCAGACACCTCGCTCTCCTGGGCCGCCGTGCTGACGCTCACCAAACAGATCCTAACCCAAAGGAACTTTCTGTTGTTTGTGTCTATGAACTTTTTTCAAGTTTTTCACGCTACTTTTTGCAGCAATTTCATGATCATTTTTGCTGACAACCTTATTCCTAAAGACGCACTCCCCTCTTTTGTCAGAAGTCTCATGTATGGAGCCGGCTTCATGTTTCCTCAG TTTCTTGTGCTGATCAGTCACTCGTTATTCTCCAGTATCGGCTATTATAAGGTCATCCTGTATGCCTTCTATGTAGAAGCCATTTCTGCGGTTCTGATGGTGTTAATAGGGCCGCAGCATTACTATGTCCTGGCGGTATTCCTCGTCACCGACAT GGTGTTAGTACATGCCTCGTTTAGCGTGTTTAATCTGCCTTTGGCTGATATTGTAGATGCAGATTTTGCCAACTACAAACGCAAGTAA